The nucleotide sequence AAAATAAATAATTTATTATTAATTAATTTTACCTACTCTGTTAAATATAATTCTTATTGGAAAATTATAAGAATTTTTTTTGATATGCATCCATATGCAAACAGCTTTACCAATTATTTCTTTTTTAGAAACAAAACCCCAATATCTACTATCATAGCTATTGTCTCTACTATCACCCATAACAAAATAACATTCAGATGGAATATTCCATACTTTAAAAATTTTATTTTTATTTTTAATATCATGATTATTTATTTTTATTGAAGAATTTAATAAAATGTTATGTTCATTGTTTTCTATTTTTTCATGTTTTATTTCTGAGTTTTTATCTAAAAAATTTTTATTTTTTATATTTTTACTATATACAATATTTATCATTTCGTTATTTTTTGATAAAATAATTAATTCTTTATTTAACTCATTATATATAACCTTATCACCCGGTATTCCAATAATTCTTTTAATATAATTTATATTATGATTATGAGGATATCTAAAAACAACTACATCACCTCTATTAGGATTGCTAACTTTAAAAATGATATTATTATTAATAGGATTTTTTATTCCCCATATAAATTTATTAACCATTATATAATCACCATCATATAAAGTTGGATTCATTGAACCAGAAGGTATTCTAAAAGGTTCATATAAAAAAGATCTAATGAAAAAAATAACAAAAAATATAGGAAAAAAAGATGGCATATATTTTATAAAAAAATTTTTGTTTAAAAAATCATTATTTTTGTTTGTATAAAAAAAAATTTTTTTTAAAAAATAAGATAAACCACTCAATATAGTCAATATCATTAAAACAATTGTAAAAATATATTCCATACATTACCCCTTTATTTTAATTTACTATTAATATCTAAAATAGAGAAAAAAGCTTCTTGTGGTAGATTAATATTACCTATTTTTTTCATTCTTTTTTTTCCTTCTTTTTGTTTTTGTAATAATTTTTTTTTTCTAGTTACATCACCTCCATAACATTTAGAAATAACATTTTTTCTAAGTTGTTTTATTGTAGATCTTGCTATTATTTTATTACCTATACTTGCTTGAACTATAATATCAAATTGATGTCTTGGCATAATTTTTTTTATTTTTTTAACAATTTCTTTTGCTTTATATTGTGCATTACTTTTATGAGTTGTTATAGTTAAAGAATCTATACGATTATAATTCATATAAATATTTATAAAAACTATATCAGAAATTTTGAAATATTTAAACTTATATTGTAAAGAAGCATATCCTTTAGATATAGATTTTATAATATCAAAAAAATTTAATATTACTTCAGACATAGGTAAATCATAAGTAATTTCTACTTGTCTAGTATGATAATATATTCTTTTTTGAATTCCTCTTTTTTGAACACAAATATTCATTATTTTACCTAAATATTTTTTTGGAGAAATAATATTACATTCAACTATAGGTTCTCTTATCTCTTTTATAAATTTAAAATCAGGTAATTTTGATAAATCATAAATTTTAATAATATCATTATTATTTTTTTTAATTTCGTACATTACATTTGGAAAAGTTGAAATTAAATTTAAATTATATTCTCTTTCAAGTCTTTCTTGAACAATTTCCATATGTAACAAACCTAAAAAACCACATTTAAATCCTAAACCTAATGCTGGTGAAAAATCTTTTACGTAAGATAAAGAAGAATCGTTTAAACTCAATTTACCTAAAGCATCTTTAAAAGAATTGTATTGTTCTGATTTAGTAGTAAATATACTAGCATAGATTTGAGGTTTAATTTTTTTGAAACCTACTAATGGTTTGTCAGATGTATTATTTACTTTTGTTATTGTATCTCCAACTGGAGCTCCTAATATGTTTTTTATACCACATATAATCCATCCTACTTCACCACATGTCAATTTTTTTAGTTCAACACTTTTTGGATTAAAAATACCTATTTTTTCAACTTTATATTTTTTACCTGTACTCATAATAATTATTTTATCATGTTTAAATATTTGACCATTCTTAATTCTTATTAAAGATACAACTCCTAAGTATTTATTAAACCATGAATCAATAATTAAAGCTTGCAATGATTTTTTATTATCTCCAGAAGGAGAAGGTATTTTTTTAATTAATTTTTCAATTACTTCAATTACACCATATCCTGTTTTAGCAGAACATTTTAATATATTAGATGATGAAATTCCTATAATGTCTTCAATTTCACGTGAAACTTCATCTGGATTTGATGTTGGTAAGTCTATTTTGTTTAACACCGGTACTACAATTAAATTCATATTTAATGCTTTATGACAAGTGGATACAGTTTGAGCTTCTACTCCTTGAGTTGAATCTATTAATAACAAAGCTCCTTCACAAGCTGATAATGATCTTGAAACCTCATAACTAAAATTAACATGTCCAGGAGTATCTATAAAATTTAAATAAAAAATTTTTCCTTTTTTAGATTTATATTTAACACTAACACTTTGTGCTTTAATTGTAATTCCTCTTTCTTTTTCTAGATCCATGGAATCTAAAAATTGATTATACATTTCTCTTTTATTTAATGCTCCACAAATTTGTAATAATCTATCAGCAAAAGTTGATTTTCCATGATCAATATGTGCAATAATAGAAAAATTTCTTATATTATTCATTTTTTTTTAAAATCATATGTTTTTTTAATTTTAATTAATTGTACTAATATTAAATATAAATTTATAAAATTATTAAAAATTAATTAATTTTAAATATTATATATATAATATTTAATAAATACAATATAGTGTTTTTATATTTAATTTTGTTTACAAAAATATATTTTTTTTTTAGAATAAATTATAAAAAATAATAATTAATAATATATAATTAGTAAAAAAAATGAAAAAAATAATTGTAGGCATGTCAGGAGGTGTTGATTCTTCAGTTACAGCTTGGATATTAAAAAAAAAATATCGAGTAGAAGGTTTGTTTATGAAAAATTGGGAGGAGGATGATAAAAAAAATTTTTGTAATTCAAAAAAAGATTTAGAAGACACTGAATTGGTTTGTAAACATATAGGAATAATTTTACACAAAATAAATTTTTCTTATGAATATTGGAATGAAGTTTTTAAAATATTTATACAAGAACATAAAAAATCTAGAACACCAAATCCTGATATATTATGTAATCAAAAAATAAAATTTAAATATTTTTTAGAATATGCTATACAAAAATTAGGTGCAGATTATATAGCTACCGGACATTATGTAAGAAAAAAATATTACAAAAAAAAATTTCATATATTAAAAGGTGTGGATAAAAATAAAGATCAAAGTTATTTTCTACATAAGCTAAATAGTTATCAAATAAAAAAAAGTATATTCCCATTAGGATCTATGTTAAAAACACAAGTAAGAAAAATTGCATATTTAGCAAAAATACCTGTAGCTAAAAAAAAAGATTCTGTAGGAATATGTTTCATCGGACCTAAAAAAATAAAAAATTTTTTAAATAGATATATACATTCTAAACCTGGTAAAATTATTACAACTAATGGTAAATGTGTTGGTAATCACCATGGATTAATACATTATACTATAGGACAAAGAACTGGCTTAGGAATAGGAGGAATTAAAAATTTTTCTAAT is from Buchnera aphidicola (Taiwanaphis decaspermi) and encodes:
- the lepA gene encoding translation elongation factor 4, whose translation is MNNIRNFSIIAHIDHGKSTFADRLLQICGALNKREMYNQFLDSMDLEKERGITIKAQSVSVKYKSKKGKIFYLNFIDTPGHVNFSYEVSRSLSACEGALLLIDSTQGVEAQTVSTCHKALNMNLIVVPVLNKIDLPTSNPDEVSREIEDIIGISSSNILKCSAKTGYGVIEVIEKLIKKIPSPSGDNKKSLQALIIDSWFNKYLGVVSLIRIKNGQIFKHDKIIIMSTGKKYKVEKIGIFNPKSVELKKLTCGEVGWIICGIKNILGAPVGDTITKVNNTSDKPLVGFKKIKPQIYASIFTTKSEQYNSFKDALGKLSLNDSSLSYVKDFSPALGLGFKCGFLGLLHMEIVQERLEREYNLNLISTFPNVMYEIKKNNNDIIKIYDLSKLPDFKFIKEIREPIVECNIISPKKYLGKIMNICVQKRGIQKRIYYHTRQVEITYDLPMSEVILNFFDIIKSISKGYASLQYKFKYFKISDIVFINIYMNYNRIDSLTITTHKSNAQYKAKEIVKKIKKIMPRHQFDIIVQASIGNKIIARSTIKQLRKNVISKCYGGDVTRKKKLLQKQKEGKKRMKKIGNINLPQEAFFSILDINSKLK
- the mnmA gene encoding tRNA 2-thiouridine(34) synthase MnmA, whose product is MKKIIVGMSGGVDSSVTAWILKKKYRVEGLFMKNWEEDDKKNFCNSKKDLEDTELVCKHIGIILHKINFSYEYWNEVFKIFIQEHKKSRTPNPDILCNQKIKFKYFLEYAIQKLGADYIATGHYVRKKYYKKKFHILKGVDKNKDQSYFLHKLNSYQIKKSIFPLGSMLKTQVRKIAYLAKIPVAKKKDSVGICFIGPKKIKNFLNRYIHSKPGKIITTNGKCVGNHHGLIHYTIGQRTGLGIGGIKNFSNNPWYVVKKNISKNLIIVSQGYKNSFLLSKGIIIKKIFFVKKKCFPLICKIQTRYRQKETICIIYKKIKKFKVIFAKPILSVTPGQSAVFYIGDICLGGGIIYKIIYN
- the lepB gene encoding signal peptidase I, which translates into the protein MEYIFTIVLMILTILSGLSYFLKKIFFYTNKNNDFLNKNFFIKYMPSFFPIFFVIFFIRSFLYEPFRIPSGSMNPTLYDGDYIMVNKFIWGIKNPINNNIIFKVSNPNRGDVVVFRYPHNHNINYIKRIIGIPGDKVIYNELNKELIILSKNNEMINIVYSKNIKNKNFLDKNSEIKHEKIENNEHNILLNSSIKINNHDIKNKNKIFKVWNIPSECYFVMGDSRDNSYDSRYWGFVSKKEIIGKAVCIWMHIKKNSYNFPIRIIFNRVGKIN